A portion of the Celeribacter baekdonensis genome contains these proteins:
- a CDS encoding DUF1330 domain-containing protein — protein MPALWIAHVTVTDEEAYGKYAKLAGPAIAKHGGKFIARAARYVQLEGKDRPRNVVAKFDTVEAAVACYHSPEYQEALSHAKGASERELLVVETEE, from the coding sequence ATGCCAGCCCTTTGGATCGCCCATGTGACCGTCACGGATGAAGAGGCTTATGGCAAATATGCCAAGCTTGCCGGCCCTGCCATTGCCAAACATGGCGGCAAATTCATCGCCCGCGCTGCACGCTATGTTCAGCTTGAAGGCAAAGATCGCCCTCGCAATGTTGTGGCGAAATTTGACACGGTGGAAGCGGCGGTCGCTTGTTACCATTCGCCCGAATACCAAGAGGCGTTGAGCCATGCCAAAGGCGCGTCTGAGCGCGAGCTTTTGGTGGTTGAGACCGAAGAGTAA
- a CDS encoding VOC family protein has translation MKKIQTQGVHHITITGADRQSSIDFWEGVLGMPFVFEQPNLDDAKQGHLYFDPGDGRLITVFTSEDRTPGRHRIDQGPGSLHHLAFNVSKVSFDHIVARLDARGITHSGPKDRGFMDSIYFREPNGMLVELASYRFEPPLGFTHTDVLHRAHVIRVAAGDDHIDTEHLTDAIEALVRERTQTLSEDRGPKNPYSK, from the coding sequence ATGAAAAAAATCCAAACCCAAGGTGTGCACCACATCACCATCACCGGCGCGGACCGGCAAAGCTCGATTGATTTCTGGGAGGGCGTGTTGGGCATGCCCTTTGTCTTTGAACAACCCAATCTCGATGATGCGAAACAAGGCCATCTGTATTTTGATCCCGGTGATGGCCGGTTGATCACCGTCTTCACCTCAGAGGATCGCACACCTGGCCGCCACCGGATTGACCAAGGCCCCGGCTCTTTGCATCACTTGGCCTTCAATGTTTCGAAAGTCAGTTTCGATCACATCGTTGCGCGACTGGATGCGCGCGGGATCACCCATTCTGGCCCGAAAGATCGCGGCTTTATGGACAGCATCTATTTCCGCGAACCGAATGGGATGTTGGTGGAACTGGCCAGCTACCGCTTTGAGCCGCCTTTGGGGTTTACCCACACCGACGTGTTGCACCGCGCTCATGTGATCCGCGTGGCGGCGGGCGATGATCACATCGACACCGAACATCTGACCGATGCGATTGAGGCTCTGGTGCGTGAGCGCACACAGACTCTGTCTGAGGATCGCGGGCCGAAAAACCCGTATTCCAAATAA
- the typA gene encoding translational GTPase TypA has product MDLRNIAIIAHVDHGKTTLVDELLKQSGTYRENQSTTERAMDSNDLERERGITILAKATSVEWKGHRINIVDTPGHADFGGEVERILSMVDGVVLLVDAAEGPMPQTKFVTSKALALGLRPIVVLNKVDKPDAEPDRALDECFDLFASLDADDDQLDFPHLYASGRSGWCDTELDGPRKNLDALFNLVLNHVPAPRQLKHQHEPFKMLATTLGADPFLGRILTGRVETGTLKTGATIQALTRNGQKIEQFQVKKIQAFRGLGMQEIPEAIAGDIVSIAGMSKATVSDTLCALEVDAPLEAQPIDPPTITVTFGINDSPLAGRDGKKVQSRVIRDRLMKEAEVNVAIKVTDTPGGEAFEVAGRGELQMGVLIENMRREGFELSISRPQVLMRELDGVKVEPIEEVTIDVDDEYSGAVIEKLTGVRKGELTEMKQQNGKTRIIAHVPSRGLIGYHGEFLTDTRGTGVLNRVFHDWAPYKGHIPGRRQGVLISMDSGQAVSYALWKLEDRGHFFIGAQADVYQGMIIGEHSRDNDLEVNPLKGKQLTNVRASGTDEAVRLTTPVTLSLEQAIAYIDDDELVEVTPKAIRLRKRYLDPNERKRHAKSSKA; this is encoded by the coding sequence ATGGATCTTCGCAATATCGCCATCATCGCCCACGTTGACCACGGCAAAACGACGCTCGTCGATGAGCTTCTGAAACAGTCGGGCACCTACCGCGAAAATCAGTCCACCACTGAACGCGCTATGGACAGCAACGACCTGGAGCGCGAGCGCGGGATCACCATTCTCGCCAAAGCCACCTCGGTCGAGTGGAAAGGCCACCGCATCAACATCGTCGACACGCCCGGCCACGCCGACTTTGGCGGCGAAGTCGAACGCATCCTGTCCATGGTGGACGGGGTTGTGTTGCTGGTCGATGCCGCCGAAGGCCCGATGCCGCAAACCAAATTCGTGACCTCGAAAGCGCTGGCTCTTGGCCTGCGTCCGATCGTGGTTCTCAACAAAGTCGACAAACCGGACGCCGAGCCGGATCGCGCACTCGATGAGTGTTTCGATCTTTTCGCCTCGCTTGATGCCGATGACGATCAGCTCGACTTCCCGCATCTGTATGCCTCTGGCCGCTCTGGCTGGTGTGACACGGAACTCGACGGGCCGCGCAAAAATTTGGACGCGCTGTTCAACCTCGTGCTCAACCACGTCCCTGCCCCGCGTCAGCTCAAGCATCAGCACGAGCCCTTCAAAATGCTCGCCACCACTTTGGGCGCTGACCCGTTCTTGGGCCGCATTCTGACTGGCCGGGTTGAAACCGGCACGCTCAAAACCGGCGCGACCATTCAGGCGCTGACCCGCAACGGTCAAAAGATCGAACAATTCCAGGTCAAGAAAATTCAGGCGTTTCGTGGCCTTGGCATGCAGGAAATTCCTGAAGCCATCGCAGGCGACATCGTCTCCATCGCGGGCATGTCGAAAGCCACCGTGTCGGATACGCTCTGTGCCCTCGAAGTAGACGCGCCACTCGAAGCACAGCCGATTGACCCGCCCACCATCACCGTCACCTTTGGCATCAACGACAGCCCGCTGGCGGGCCGCGATGGCAAAAAGGTGCAATCGCGCGTCATCCGTGACCGTTTGATGAAAGAAGCCGAAGTCAACGTGGCTATCAAAGTCACCGACACCCCCGGCGGCGAAGCCTTTGAGGTTGCCGGTCGTGGCGAGCTTCAGATGGGCGTTCTCATTGAGAACATGCGCCGTGAAGGGTTCGAACTGTCGATCTCCCGCCCGCAGGTTTTGATGCGCGAACTCGACGGTGTCAAAGTTGAGCCGATCGAAGAAGTCACCATTGACGTGGATGACGAATACTCCGGCGCAGTGATCGAAAAACTGACCGGCGTGCGCAAAGGCGAGCTGACCGAGATGAAACAGCAAAACGGCAAAACGCGCATCATCGCGCATGTGCCGTCGCGCGGTTTGATCGGGTATCACGGCGAATTCCTCACCGACACCCGCGGCACCGGCGTTTTGAACCGCGTGTTCCACGATTGGGCCCCTTATAAAGGCCACATCCCGGGTCGTCGTCAGGGCGTTTTGATCTCCATGGACAGCGGTCAGGCCGTGTCCTACGCTTTGTGGAAACTCGAAGATCGCGGTCACTTCTTTATCGGCGCTCAGGCCGATGTCTATCAGGGCATGATCATTGGCGAGCACAGCCGTGACAATGACCTCGAAGTGAACCCGCTCAAGGGCAAACAGTTGACCAACGTCCGTGCGTCGGGCACCGATGAGGCCGTGCGCCTCACCACCCCGGTGACGCTGTCCTTGGAACAGGCGATTGCCTATATCGACGATGACGAGCTGGTCGAAGTGACGCCGAAAGCGATCCGTTTGCGCAAGCGTTACCTCGATCCGAACGAGCGCAAGCGCCACGCGAAATCGTCCAAAGCCTAA
- a CDS encoding DMT family transporter, translating to MPKHYLFLLAAIVSEVIGTTALNASHQFTKLIPSAIVVIGYGLSFYFLSHTLKVMPVGIVYAIWSGLGIVLITLIGLVAFGQKIDLPAVLGMALILAGVLVINVFSKTVTH from the coding sequence ATGCCCAAACATTATCTCTTCCTCTTGGCGGCCATCGTCTCCGAGGTCATCGGCACAACCGCGCTCAATGCCTCGCATCAGTTTACCAAACTCATCCCTTCGGCCATCGTGGTCATCGGCTATGGCCTGTCGTTCTATTTTCTATCGCACACGCTCAAAGTCATGCCCGTCGGTATCGTGTACGCCATCTGGTCCGGGCTGGGCATCGTCCTGATCACCCTCATCGGACTTGTCGCTTTTGGTCAAAAAATCGACCTCCCCGCCGTCCTCGGCATGGCCCTTATCCTCGCCGGGGTTCTCGTGATCAATGTGTTCTCAAAAACTGTGACCCATTGA
- a CDS encoding YitT family protein, whose product MQTADQKADTHSLLEDAQGFIFGTAMCAFALVMLRDLGLVTGQTAGLALLISYMFKLPFGWVFFAVNLPFYWFGYKRMGLKFVLKTFACVALISVFSEIFPHFVSFETLNPVFGAIMLGFMTGAGLMAIFRHGGSLGGIGILALYLQDATKFKAGYVQLAFDACLFAVAAFILPLPQVLYSLLGAVVVNLVIAINHRRDRYIAM is encoded by the coding sequence ATGCAAACCGCCGATCAAAAAGCCGACACACACAGCCTACTCGAAGATGCGCAGGGGTTTATTTTCGGCACCGCCATGTGCGCCTTTGCCCTTGTGATGCTGCGCGATCTGGGGCTGGTGACCGGGCAAACCGCCGGTCTGGCGCTGTTGATCTCCTATATGTTCAAATTGCCTTTTGGCTGGGTGTTCTTTGCGGTGAACCTGCCGTTCTATTGGTTTGGCTACAAACGCATGGGCCTCAAATTCGTTCTGAAAACCTTTGCCTGCGTGGCGCTGATTTCGGTCTTCTCTGAAATTTTCCCGCATTTCGTCTCCTTTGAAACGCTCAACCCGGTGTTTGGGGCGATCATGCTGGGCTTTATGACCGGCGCGGGGTTGATGGCGATTTTCCGGCATGGCGGCTCGCTGGGCGGGATCGGCATTTTGGCGCTCTACCTGCAAGACGCGACCAAATTCAAAGCGGGCTATGTCCAACTGGCCTTTGACGCCTGTCTCTTTGCCGTCGCCGCCTTCATCTTGCCGTTGCCACAGGTGCTCTATTCCTTGCTCGGTGCAGTCGTCGTCAACCTTGTGATCGCGATCAACCACCGCCGCGACCGCTATATTGCAATGTAA
- a CDS encoding YitT family protein yields the protein MPAPFPIPQNPAKHTLFEDLQGFSIALITTAIGLTIIAQLGFITGQTAGLALVISYLTGYSFSWVFWLINIPFYALAWFRMGKEFTIKSALCVTALSILVAVIPKWMSFDTLNPVFGTVAFGILTGYGLLGTFRHKGSLGGLGVVALYAQDKYGIRAGIVQLCFDAVLFAVAFFLFEPSRVLYSLLGAVILNGVIAFNHRRDRYIAS from the coding sequence ATGCCCGCACCCTTTCCCATTCCGCAAAACCCGGCGAAACACACGCTGTTCGAGGACCTCCAAGGGTTCTCCATCGCGCTGATCACCACCGCCATAGGGTTGACCATCATCGCCCAGCTCGGGTTCATCACCGGCCAGACGGCGGGCTTGGCTTTGGTGATCTCATATCTCACCGGCTATTCCTTCTCTTGGGTGTTTTGGCTGATCAACATCCCGTTTTACGCCCTCGCCTGGTTTCGCATGGGCAAGGAATTCACCATCAAATCGGCGCTTTGCGTCACGGCACTGTCGATCCTTGTCGCGGTGATTCCCAAATGGATGTCGTTTGACACGCTCAACCCGGTGTTTGGCACCGTCGCCTTTGGCATCCTTACTGGATACGGGCTTTTGGGCACGTTTCGCCACAAAGGGTCGCTGGGCGGATTGGGCGTGGTTGCGCTCTATGCACAGGATAAATACGGCATCCGCGCCGGGATTGTGCAACTTTGCTTTGATGCTGTGCTGTTTGCCGTGGCTTTCTTCCTTTTCGAACCGTCTCGCGTACTCTATTCCCTCTTGGGCGCGGTGATCCTCAATGGTGTGATCGCCTTTAATCACCGCCGCGACAGATATATCGCCAGTTGA
- a CDS encoding HupE/UreJ family protein: MPRPFVSVVHLDTVLHLATGFDRLRHGVTHVGVPMLTSKGTVMKDLTKSLFGATLIALAASPAFAHLPPEEHGSFLAGASHPLFGLDHILAMLAVGVWALQIGGRAIWAVPAGFVGAMTLGYMGARMGVALPFVEPMILASSILFGVLVMLALRPGLWGGVAVAAFFGLFHGHAHGAELGAATAWSFGAGFILVTAALHASGVILAQYMARAHPFAPRALGAASTLLGLSLVFG, encoded by the coding sequence ATGCCCCGGCCTTTTGTGTCTGTGGTCCACCTCGACACGGTCTTGCACCTCGCCACGGGCTTTGACAGACTGCGCCACGGCGTGACCCATGTCGGGGTGCCGATGTTGACCTCAAAAGGAACAGTTATGAAAGACCTCACAAAATCTCTTTTCGGCGCGACCCTGATCGCCCTCGCCGCCTCCCCCGCCTTCGCGCATTTGCCGCCCGAAGAGCATGGGTCGTTTCTGGCCGGGGCCTCGCATCCGCTGTTTGGCCTTGATCACATATTGGCCATGTTGGCGGTCGGCGTCTGGGCGCTTCAGATCGGCGGACGCGCGATCTGGGCCGTGCCTGCGGGTTTTGTCGGCGCGATGACGTTGGGCTATATGGGGGCGCGCATGGGGGTGGCTTTGCCCTTTGTCGAACCGATGATCCTCGCCTCTTCGATCCTCTTTGGTGTGCTTGTGATGCTGGCTTTGCGACCGGGTCTTTGGGGCGGCGTGGCCGTGGCTGCGTTTTTTGGCCTGTTTCATGGTCATGCCCATGGTGCCGAACTCGGGGCGGCCACCGCATGGTCCTTTGGGGCTGGCTTTATCCTTGTGACGGCTGCACTGCACGCCTCCGGTGTTATTTTGGCCCAATATATGGCCCGCGCGCATCCCTTTGCACCCCGCGCTTTGGGGGCGGCCTCCACACTCTTGGGCCTGTCGCTGGTCTTCGGCTAA
- a CDS encoding NADP-dependent isocitrate dehydrogenase, translating to MTKIKVDNPIVEMDGDEMTRIIWDFIKKKLILPYLDIDLLYYDLGIESRDATDDQITIDAAMKTREVGVAVKCATITPDEQRVEEFGLKQMWKSPNGTIRNILGGTIFRQPIICKNVPRLVPGWTSPIVVGRHAFGDQYKATDFRFPGKGQLTMKFVGDDGTVIEKVVYDAPSAGVYQAMYNLDDSIRDFARASLNYGLNVGWPVYLSTKNTILKAYDGRFKDIFEEVYEAEFAEDFKKAGIWYEHRLIDDMVACAMKWSGKFVWACKNYDGDVQSDTVAQGFGSLGLMTSQLMTPDGKIVEAEAAHGTVTRHYRQHQAGEATSTNSVASIFAWTGGLKHRAKLDDNDQLMRFATTLEKVIVDTVESGFMTKDLALLVGPDQGWLTTMGFLEKIDENLNKALGG from the coding sequence ATGACCAAGATCAAGGTAGACAACCCCATCGTTGAGATGGACGGCGATGAAATGACCCGCATCATTTGGGACTTCATCAAGAAAAAACTGATCCTGCCCTATCTCGACATTGATCTGCTTTATTATGACCTCGGGATCGAAAGCCGCGACGCCACCGATGATCAGATCACCATCGACGCCGCCATGAAAACCCGCGAGGTCGGTGTCGCGGTCAAATGCGCCACCATCACCCCCGACGAGCAACGCGTCGAAGAATTCGGCCTCAAACAAATGTGGAAATCGCCCAACGGCACGATCCGCAACATCCTTGGCGGCACAATTTTTCGCCAGCCGATCATTTGTAAAAACGTGCCGCGCCTTGTGCCCGGTTGGACGTCGCCGATCGTGGTCGGGCGTCATGCCTTTGGGGACCAATATAAAGCCACCGATTTCCGGTTCCCCGGCAAGGGCCAGTTGACGATGAAATTCGTTGGCGACGACGGCACCGTTATTGAAAAAGTCGTCTACGACGCCCCCTCCGCCGGTGTGTATCAGGCGATGTACAACCTGGACGACAGCATCCGCGACTTTGCCCGCGCCTCGTTGAACTACGGCCTCAATGTCGGCTGGCCGGTGTATCTGTCGACCAAAAACACCATCCTCAAAGCCTATGACGGTCGCTTCAAAGACATTTTCGAAGAGGTCTATGAGGCCGAATTTGCCGAAGATTTCAAAAAGGCTGGCATTTGGTACGAACACCGCCTGATTGACGACATGGTCGCCTGTGCGATGAAATGGTCGGGCAAATTCGTCTGGGCCTGTAAAAACTACGATGGTGACGTGCAATCAGACACCGTCGCACAGGGCTTTGGCTCTTTGGGCCTGATGACCTCGCAATTGATGACACCCGATGGCAAGATCGTCGAAGCAGAGGCCGCCCACGGCACTGTCACCCGCCATTACCGTCAACACCAAGCGGGCGAAGCCACCTCGACCAACTCCGTGGCCTCGATTTTTGCGTGGACGGGAGGCCTGAAACACCGTGCCAAATTGGACGACAACGATCAATTGATGCGCTTTGCCACCACTTTGGAAAAGGTCATCGTCGACACGGTTGAGAGTGGTTTCATGACCAAAGACCTCGCGCTTTTGGTTGGCCCGGATCAAGGCTGGTTGACCACGATGGGGTTCTTGGAAAAAATCGACGAGAACCTGAACAAGGCATTGGGCGGCTAA
- the rplM gene encoding 50S ribosomal protein L13: MKTFSATPADIDKKWILIDAEGVVLGRLASIVAMRLRGKHKATFTPSMDMGDNVIIINADKIQLTGKKRTDERFYWHTGHPGGIKSRTIGQILEGKFPERVVTKAVQRMLPGGKLSRQQMTNLRVYAGAEHPHEAQNPEVLDVKSMNKKNTRSA, from the coding sequence ATGAAAACTTTTTCCGCAACACCGGCGGACATCGACAAGAAATGGATCCTGATCGACGCTGAAGGCGTTGTTCTGGGCCGTCTTGCTTCGATCGTCGCTATGCGTCTTCGTGGCAAACACAAAGCCACCTTCACCCCGTCCATGGACATGGGTGACAATGTCATCATCATCAATGCTGACAAAATCCAGCTGACCGGCAAAAAACGCACCGACGAGCGTTTCTACTGGCACACGGGTCACCCGGGCGGCATCAAATCCCGCACCATCGGTCAGATCCTTGAGGGCAAATTCCCCGAGCGCGTCGTGACCAAAGCGGTTCAGCGTATGTTGCCGGGCGGCAAACTGTCCCGTCAGCAAATGACCAACCTGCGCGTTTACGCAGGTGCAGAGCACCCGCACGAAGCTCAGAATCCCGAAGTTCTGGACGTTAAGTCCATGAACAAGAAAAACACTCGGAGCGCATAA
- the rpsI gene encoding 30S ribosomal protein S9, with amino-acid sequence MVEEIKSLDALNAAVGDTVVEVAAPREPVRDSLGRAYATGKRKDAVARVWIKPGSGKVTVNGKEQNVYFARPVLQMILRQPFTVAGREGEFDVVATVKGGGLSGQAGAVKHGISKALQLYDPSLRAALKAAGFLTRDSRVVERKKFGKAKARKSFQFSKR; translated from the coding sequence ATGGTTGAAGAAATCAAATCCTTGGACGCGCTGAACGCTGCTGTTGGTGACACTGTTGTCGAAGTTGCGGCTCCCCGTGAGCCCGTTCGTGACTCCCTTGGCCGCGCGTATGCGACCGGCAAACGTAAAGATGCGGTCGCTCGCGTTTGGATCAAACCGGGCTCCGGTAAGGTCACCGTCAACGGCAAAGAGCAGAACGTCTATTTCGCACGTCCCGTGCTTCAGATGATCCTGCGTCAACCGTTTACCGTTGCTGGCCGCGAAGGCGAGTTCGACGTTGTCGCAACCGTCAAAGGCGGTGGTCTTTCTGGTCAGGCCGGTGCTGTGAAGCACGGTATTTCCAAAGCCCTCCAGCTGTACGATCCCTCCTTGCGCGCCGCTTTGAAAGCCGCTGGCTTCCTCACCCGCGACTCGCGCGTTGTGGAACGTAAGAAGTTCGGTAAAGCCAAAGCCCGTAAGAGCTTCCAGTTCTCCAAGCGTTAA
- a CDS encoding GSCFA domain-containing protein, which translates to MTHPYSDLPPKAFWKTGVVQTDKARWPDVFTPKFQITPYSAIATAGSCFAQRIRQALAGENIPILDAEPTPPEFNETLAKEFGYGLHSARYGNIYTPRQLLELLKDVADNRVDEALFWQKDQRFFDALRPNVEPEGCVSLKEAVELRYQHLARVKALVETADVFVFTLGLTEAWIHLPTGRTLPVAPGVIAGEYDPELYKFTNFTHAQMFRDLKAIRRLFKRFNRGLKLVLTTSPVPITATASGQHVLVASTYTKSTLRSVAGEIAMKFHNVDYFPGYELVTTWGRDDAAYAPNLRTIRPEVVAEVMAIFLDAYGLRQKEGTAGAVALKTPQARPFEGHDEDRDEDSDDNDADDDLVCEEILLEAFQK; encoded by the coding sequence TTGACCCATCCATACTCAGATTTGCCGCCGAAGGCCTTTTGGAAAACCGGCGTGGTCCAAACGGATAAGGCCCGTTGGCCAGACGTGTTCACGCCTAAGTTTCAGATCACGCCGTACTCTGCGATTGCCACGGCCGGAAGCTGTTTTGCGCAACGTATTCGTCAAGCCTTGGCGGGCGAAAACATCCCTATTTTGGATGCCGAACCTACCCCGCCCGAATTCAACGAGACCCTTGCGAAAGAGTTTGGCTATGGGCTGCATTCGGCGCGCTATGGCAATATTTACACGCCGCGCCAATTGCTTGAGCTGTTAAAGGATGTTGCGGACAACCGTGTTGATGAGGCGTTGTTTTGGCAAAAAGATCAGCGATTTTTTGATGCGCTGCGCCCAAATGTCGAACCTGAAGGCTGTGTGAGCCTAAAGGAGGCTGTTGAGCTGCGCTACCAACATCTTGCGCGGGTCAAGGCGCTGGTTGAAACGGCTGATGTGTTTGTCTTTACCCTTGGGTTGACGGAGGCATGGATTCATTTGCCAACAGGGCGGACTTTGCCCGTGGCGCCGGGGGTGATCGCCGGGGAATATGATCCCGAGCTCTATAAGTTTACCAACTTCACCCACGCTCAAATGTTCAGAGATCTCAAGGCGATCCGGCGGTTGTTCAAACGGTTTAATCGCGGATTGAAACTCGTTTTGACGACCTCTCCGGTCCCCATTACGGCAACGGCGTCGGGTCAGCATGTGTTGGTTGCCAGCACCTACACCAAATCGACCCTGCGTTCTGTTGCCGGGGAAATTGCGATGAAATTTCACAATGTGGATTATTTTCCGGGCTATGAATTGGTCACCACATGGGGACGTGACGACGCCGCCTATGCGCCCAATTTGCGCACCATTCGCCCGGAAGTGGTGGCCGAAGTCATGGCGATTTTCTTGGATGCCTATGGCTTGCGCCAGAAAGAGGGGACAGCAGGGGCGGTTGCGTTAAAGACACCGCAGGCCCGCCCTTTTGAAGGCCACGACGAGGACAGAGACGAGGACAGCGACGACAATGATGCCGACGATGATTTGGTCTGCGAAGAGATCCTGTTAGAGGCCTTTCAAAAATGA
- a CDS encoding ABC transporter permease, whose amino-acid sequence MTAGEKLRRFFRTDQGVGLLLVSPTALYALLLLAVPLVAIFLISFLTQTGVRDFAPGLSLANYKEALTDPLYRQLMLRSLMVSGSVTVITVLLAFPIAYFVSFGVKPEHKSLWIFLITIPFWTSYLIRVFLWKVILGYNGVLNSGLKLVGIIDEPLTFILYNVNAVIITLAHAYAPFAILPIFVALEKIDRSYLEASRDLGESRTMTFLRVTLPLAAPGVVAAVLIVFIPTIGDYVTPRLVGGPGGLMIANMIQTQFLRLNNAPLGATLAVLAMLIVAVIAIVFLIIGYRAAGGGKKGGRSK is encoded by the coding sequence ATGACAGCAGGGGAAAAACTGCGACGATTTTTTAGAACCGATCAAGGGGTTGGGCTTTTGCTTGTGTCCCCCACGGCGCTCTACGCGCTGTTGTTGTTGGCGGTGCCTTTAGTGGCGATCTTTTTGATTTCGTTTTTGACCCAGACGGGTGTGCGGGACTTTGCCCCAGGTTTGTCACTGGCCAATTATAAAGAGGCGCTGACCGATCCGCTTTATCGCCAATTGATGCTGCGTTCGCTGATGGTGTCGGGCTCCGTAACGGTGATCACTGTTTTGCTGGCCTTCCCTATCGCGTATTTCGTCTCTTTCGGGGTTAAGCCGGAGCATAAGTCACTTTGGATTTTCCTCATCACCATCCCGTTTTGGACCTCCTATCTGATCCGCGTGTTCCTGTGGAAAGTGATTTTGGGCTACAATGGCGTGTTGAACTCAGGGCTGAAACTCGTTGGAATCATTGATGAACCTCTGACCTTTATCCTTTATAACGTCAACGCCGTGATCATCACGCTGGCCCATGCCTATGCGCCCTTCGCGATTCTGCCGATCTTTGTCGCGCTTGAGAAAATCGACCGGTCTTACCTTGAGGCCTCGCGCGATCTGGGCGAAAGCCGCACCATGACGTTTCTGCGCGTGACCCTGCCTTTGGCCGCTCCCGGCGTGGTCGCGGCTGTGCTGATCGTCTTCATCCCGACCATCGGTGATTACGTGACCCCACGCCTTGTCGGCGGCCCCGGCGGTTTGATGATTGCCAATATGATCCAAACCCAATTCCTGCGCCTCAATAACGCGCCTCTCGGGGCCACTTTGGCGGTGCTGGCGATGTTGATTGTCGCCGTGATTGCCATCGTGTTCTTGATCATTGGTTACCGTGCCGCAGGTGGTGGTAAAAAAGGAGGGCGCAGCAAATGA
- a CDS encoding ABC transporter permease translates to MKTLKIYAIAYLVFLYAPIFLLPLFAFNTSTIIAFPLTGFTTEWFTALLDITEMHNALLNSLEIAVTSAVLATIFGIFGAMASTRYQFPGQKGIMGFIMLPLVLPEIIVAVSLLVVILKLGMSTGAWSVIAGHTLICTPFAIAILNSAFAALDPSLEEAAYDLGETRASTFRRVTLPLVMPGIVSALLISFTISMDEFIIAFFLTGADPTLPVYLFSMLRFPKLLPAVMALGTILVVLSILLITIAEIFRRRGAKRAGLKDTGGFL, encoded by the coding sequence ATGAAGACGCTCAAAATCTATGCCATTGCCTATCTGGTGTTTTTATATGCGCCGATTTTCCTTCTGCCGCTCTTTGCCTTCAACACCTCGACGATCATCGCCTTTCCATTGACCGGGTTCACCACCGAGTGGTTCACCGCGCTCTTAGACATCACGGAAATGCACAACGCTTTGCTCAACTCGCTTGAGATCGCCGTCACCTCGGCCGTGTTGGCGACGATCTTTGGCATCTTTGGCGCGATGGCCTCGACGCGCTATCAATTCCCCGGCCAAAAGGGCATCATGGGCTTTATCATGTTGCCCTTGGTGCTGCCCGAAATCATTGTTGCAGTGTCGCTCTTGGTTGTGATCCTGAAACTGGGCATGTCCACGGGGGCGTGGTCGGTGATCGCCGGGCATACGTTGATCTGTACGCCCTTTGCCATCGCCATTCTCAACTCTGCCTTCGCTGCGCTCGACCCATCGCTGGAAGAGGCCGCTTATGATCTTGGCGAAACCCGCGCCTCGACCTTTCGCCGCGTGACCTTGCCTTTGGTCATGCCGGGGATCGTGTCGGCGCTGTTGATCTCTTTCACCATTTCGATGGATGAATTCATCATTGCCTTTTTCCTCACCGGTGCCGATCCGACGCTTCCGGTCTATCTCTTTTCCATGCTGCGGTTCCCAAAACTGCTGCCCGCCGTGATGGCGCTTGGGACGATCCTTGTGGTTCTCTCGATCCTGCTCATCACCATCGCTGAAATTTTCCGTCGCCGTGGCGCCAAACGCGCAGGCCTCAAAGACACCGGGGGCTTCCTCTAA